A window from Primulina eburnea isolate SZY01 chromosome 2, ASM2296580v1, whole genome shotgun sequence encodes these proteins:
- the LOC140824346 gene encoding rop guanine nucleotide exchange factor 3-like — MEDLSFPFGDVANQIHKAAMAINSGILAEMQIQESYTASLPTSGKASVGDAIYKYMYNAVKFSAGHLLHSLNISSKREALELADEIEAFMYNWRHKSWMAHSKSSWGMVKDLVSDLDRSDKNHLLAGRADTLLLCLKFRYPKLSQTSLDMCKIQYNMDVGQVILESYSRVLESLAFDIVAWIDDVLFCRKNHEQT; from the exons ATGGAG GATCTGTCATTTCCTTTTGGGGATGTTGCCAACCAAATCCACAAGGCTGCAATGGCTATAAACAGTGGCATTCTTGCTGAAATGCAAATTCAAGAATCGTACACGGCCTCTCTTCCTACG AGTGGAAAAGCAAGTGTAGGAGATGCAATCTACAAATACATGTACAATGCTGTGAAATTCTCAGCTGGTCATCTTCTTCACTCACTCAACATAAGTTCGAAACGCGAAGCCCTCGAACTGGCGGACGAGATCGAGGCCTTCATGTACAATTGGCGCCATAAAAGTTGGATGGCTCACTCAAAATCATCATGGGGCATGGTTAAGGACCTCGTGTCTGACTTAGATCGAAGTGACAAGAATCATCTTTTAGCAGGCAGAGCCGATACCTTATTGTTATGTTTGAAATTCAGATACCCAAAACTTTCACAAA CGTCCTTGGATATGTGTAAAATCCAGTACAACATG GATGTAGGACAAGTAATTTTAGAGAGCTACTCCAGAGTGTTGGAAAGTTTGGCATTCGACATTGTTGCCTGGATTGATGATGTTCTTTTTTGTAGAAAAAACCATGAACAAACATGA